In Acaryochloris marina S15, a single genomic region encodes these proteins:
- a CDS encoding MarR family winged helix-turn-helix transcriptional regulator: protein MSKASHDATDPPLRQRLGIGLEKISMVLKSQAWHDANLQGLTPTQGKILTLLRDRQPVGIRLSEVADVLEVTSPTASDAVAVLSKKGLVDKQRSKEDARAISITLSAKGIQQAEQVMGWSDFLLSAIDDLTEFEQEIFLKGLIKIIRRLQAEGYITVSRMCLTCQFFHPNQYPDSQHPHHCGFVDAPFGDKDLRIDCPDQLPEDIEI, encoded by the coding sequence ATGTCAAAGGCTTCACATGATGCAACAGATCCCCCCCTACGCCAACGGTTGGGCATAGGGCTAGAGAAAATTAGTATGGTGCTCAAGAGTCAGGCATGGCATGATGCGAACCTGCAAGGACTAACGCCTACACAAGGCAAGATCCTGACACTATTGCGAGATCGTCAACCGGTTGGCATTCGGCTGTCGGAGGTTGCTGATGTCTTGGAGGTTACTTCTCCCACTGCAAGTGATGCAGTAGCGGTTTTAAGCAAAAAGGGCTTGGTCGATAAACAACGCTCGAAAGAAGATGCCAGAGCCATCTCGATTACTTTATCCGCCAAGGGCATTCAGCAAGCAGAACAAGTGATGGGGTGGTCTGATTTTTTGCTTTCTGCTATTGATGACCTGACTGAGTTTGAACAAGAGATCTTTCTCAAAGGGCTAATCAAGATTATCCGTAGGTTGCAAGCGGAAGGCTATATCACTGTTTCACGGATGTGCTTGACCTGTCAGTTCTTCCATCCCAATCAGTATCCAGACAGTCAACATCCCCATCACTGCGGTTTTGTAGATGCTCCCTTTGGTGATAAAGATTTACGCATTGATTGTCCTGACCAGTTACCGGAAGATATAGAAATTTGA
- a CDS encoding IS1 family transposase (programmed frameshift) produces MQCPLCGHSKAHKHGKMPNMLQRYRCPECQQTFTERFDTLYYRRQVSPEQVRQVLQAHAEGSSLRGITRTSGLAYNTVVSLVRAASQRSQQLHNGQVQAVETEDVSADEMWSFVKKQKHCLPHELEMGDCWMAITLANTSGVILSCRVGKHTDSLLNELVTSTEGKTDCKDWNSDDWGGYERVLPWEIDHYIGKDRTQRLERTNGIIRQHSGRWHRRQNKFGKVWAQTKVTARLVVSYFNWIWTHSRLKTTAAQRADLASRAWHWDDILTYPTIV; encoded by the exons ATGCAATGCCCACTATGCGGTCATTCCAAAGCACACAAGCATGGCAAGATGCCCAACATGCTTCAACGATACCGTTGTCCTGAGTGCCAGCAGACCTTTACTGAACGCTTTGATACCCTTTACTATCGTCGTCAGGTGAGTCCAGAGCAGGTCCGACAAGTCCTCCAAGCCCATGCAGAAGGGAGTAGTCTTCGAGGTATCACTCGGACCAGTGGCCTAGCTTACAACACTGTAGTCTCTCTAGTAAGAGCTGCTAGCCAACGATCTCAGCAACTCCATAATGGCCAAGTGCAAGCCGTTGAAACGGAGGATGTCAGTGCAGATGAAATGTGGTCCTTTGTG AAAAAGCAAAAACACTGTCTTCCCCATGAGCTAGAGATGGGTGATTGTTGGATGGCGATTACCTTGGCAAACACAAGCGGCGTGATCCTCTCGTGTCGTGTGGGCAAGCACACCGATTCATTATTGAATGAACTGGTGACTAGCACTGAAGGTAAGACCGATTGCAAGGACTGGAATAGCGACGATTGGGGGGGGTACGAAAGAGTGTTGCCTTGGGAGATTGACCATTACATTGGCAAGGACAGAACTCAACGACTCGAACGCACCAATGGCATTATTCGGCAGCACAGTGGTCGATGGCATCGACGCCAGAACAAATTTGGCAAAGTGTGGGCGCAAACCAAAGTCACTGCTCGATTAGTGGTCAGCTATTTCAATTGGATTTGGACACACAGTCGGCTTAAAACAACGGCGGCACAACGTGCTGATCTAGCCTCGCGAGCTTGGCATTGGGATGACATACTCACCTACCCCACAATTGTTTGA
- a CDS encoding winged helix-turn-helix domain-containing protein, which produces MPRKLYLEPHFSPEELKSHYRASQDPVESRRWHLLWLVSEQTKLTQAAQVVGLNYDYAREIVREYNRNGANGLRNRRKDKRPYQSRSLLTQDQCAQLSTRLQTPPADGGLWNGPKVAQVIAQMTGVEKVWPQRGWDYLKRLEQSLQCPRPHHRKGDPEAQAAFKKTA; this is translated from the coding sequence ATGCCAAGAAAACTGTATCTCGAACCTCATTTTTCGCCTGAGGAGCTGAAGTCTCATTATCGGGCCAGCCAAGACCCAGTAGAATCGCGCCGCTGGCATCTGCTGTGGCTCGTCAGTGAGCAAACAAAGCTAACTCAAGCAGCCCAAGTGGTCGGTCTCAACTACGATTACGCCCGAGAAATTGTTAGAGAGTATAACCGCAATGGAGCTAATGGATTACGCAACCGACGCAAAGATAAACGACCTTACCAATCTCGCAGTCTCCTGACTCAAGACCAATGTGCACAATTGTCGACTCGTCTCCAAACCCCACCTGCCGACGGTGGTCTATGGAACGGGCCAAAAGTAGCACAGGTCATCGCCCAAATGACAGGAGTTGAGAAGGTTTGGCCCCAACGAGGTTGGGACTATCTCAAGCGATTGGAGCAGTCCCTTCAATGCCCACGTCCTCATCATCGTAAAGGCGACCCAGAGGCACAAGCCGCCTTTAAAAAAACTGCCTGA
- a CDS encoding ISL3 family transposase has protein sequence MDNSIRIPLNLPDVQVLELSKTERGDWLIKIESTLQGTTCHKCGHEITDLHCHDQALRIRHLPLFEVPVYLEIRPKRYRCGYCDDHPTTTQRLEWHEPRSPNTKAYEHWLLRILINSTVSDVARKLGVSEDVVSGTIDRWIACQVDWSEYLDLQVIGIDEISLKRGHRDFVVLITIPTTGGVDILAVLADRKQQTVANFLQSIPLHLRQTIERVCTDMYQGFVSAVREQLPQTKVVIDRFHVAKAYRNCADTVRKREVKRLRQELPKQDYDSIKGAMWAFRKRPENLQESEQQLLERVFAYSPEMKQAYKLREELTQIFEGRYTKNGAKCAIRAWCKRVLKSDIKDFESFLTTVNNWMDEMTNYFLEGWTSGFVEGFNNRVKVLKRRCYGIFDIERLFQRISLDLNGYQTFALT, from the coding sequence ATGGATAACTCAATTCGCATTCCCCTCAACCTTCCCGATGTTCAAGTTCTAGAGCTATCGAAGACGGAACGAGGGGATTGGCTGATCAAAATTGAGAGTACTCTGCAAGGAACAACCTGCCACAAATGTGGACATGAGATTACTGACCTTCACTGCCATGATCAGGCTCTTCGAATTCGTCACTTGCCATTGTTCGAAGTACCAGTGTATTTAGAAATTCGGCCCAAGCGCTATCGATGCGGGTATTGCGATGACCATCCCACAACAACTCAACGCTTAGAATGGCATGAACCTCGTAGTCCCAATACCAAAGCTTATGAGCATTGGCTTCTGCGTATCCTGATCAACTCAACGGTCTCAGATGTTGCTAGGAAACTAGGCGTTAGTGAGGATGTCGTCAGTGGCACCATTGATCGCTGGATTGCCTGTCAAGTTGACTGGAGCGAATATTTAGACCTCCAAGTCATCGGGATTGATGAGATTTCTCTGAAAAGAGGCCACCGTGATTTTGTAGTTTTGATCACGATTCCTACCACAGGCGGAGTCGACATATTGGCAGTTCTGGCTGACCGTAAACAACAGACCGTTGCAAATTTCCTTCAATCGATTCCCCTTCATTTACGCCAAACCATTGAGCGGGTTTGTACTGATATGTATCAAGGATTTGTCAGTGCAGTCCGTGAACAACTCCCTCAAACAAAAGTTGTCATTGACCGCTTTCATGTGGCCAAAGCCTATCGTAATTGTGCCGATACGGTTCGTAAACGGGAGGTCAAACGTCTACGCCAAGAACTCCCTAAGCAAGACTATGACAGTATCAAAGGTGCGATGTGGGCCTTTCGAAAACGGCCTGAGAATCTCCAGGAGTCAGAACAACAGTTGCTTGAGCGAGTGTTTGCTTATTCTCCTGAGATGAAGCAGGCCTACAAACTCCGAGAGGAATTGACACAGATATTTGAGGGTAGGTACACCAAAAACGGAGCTAAATGTGCCATCCGGGCTTGGTGTAAACGAGTCCTCAAAAGTGACATCAAGGATTTTGAGAGTTTCCTGACCACTGTCAACAATTGGATGGATGAGATGACCAACTATTTTCTGGAGGGATGGACCAGTGGCTTTGTCGAAGGATTTAACAACCGAGTTAAGGTCCTAAAAAGACGATGCTACGGTATTTTCGATATTGAAAGGCTCTTCCAAAGGATTTCGCTTGACCTCAATGGGTATCAGACTTTTGCCTTGACCTAA
- a CDS encoding IS630 family transposase, with the protein MERRYPDAQVEVWSFDEHRLGLKPIIRKIWAPVGQRPIAEVDHRYEWAYLYGFVHPATGDTEWFILPRVNGEWFNQALQSFAQQVGAGQHKQILLVLDGAGWHTCKNLVVPKGIHLKVLPPYSPELQPAERLWRLADEPIANRCFETLDALEDVLEERCRTLMTMQSDIKALTYYHWWPV; encoded by the coding sequence TTGGAGCGACGCTATCCTGATGCTCAAGTCGAAGTGTGGTCTTTTGATGAACACCGCTTAGGCCTTAAACCCATCATTCGAAAGATCTGGGCACCTGTAGGTCAGCGTCCGATTGCTGAGGTGGACCATCGCTACGAATGGGCCTATCTTTATGGATTCGTTCACCCCGCAACAGGCGACACTGAATGGTTCATTCTGCCTCGGGTGAATGGAGAATGGTTTAATCAAGCCCTGCAAAGCTTTGCTCAGCAAGTTGGAGCGGGACAGCACAAACAGATTCTTCTCGTTCTAGATGGTGCAGGATGGCATACCTGTAAAAATCTGGTGGTACCTAAAGGCATTCATCTGAAGGTTTTACCTCCCTATTCTCCAGAACTACAGCCCGCTGAACGATTGTGGCGGCTAGCGGATGAACCAATCGCCAATCGATGCTTTGAGACCCTCGATGCTCTCGAAGATGTGCTCGAGGAGCGCTGTCGAACTTTAATGACCATGCAATCAGACATTAAAGCTCTCACTTACTACCATTGGTGGCCAGTTTGA
- a CDS encoding ATP-binding protein — translation MSNLEQDQRQRFRHLFIIDDAEGRRTISLEAATYSIGRDVTNSIVLHSKMVSRQHAILLRVTAPETSNFLFRIIDGDLQGKRSTNGLIVNGRRLFSHDLKHGDVVIFGGDVKTKYFVVSNLSDADFDKFCEATDLSMILSQSVNPFQTLVPDDADLQNMSEASLVRMASFPELTPSPILEMDLQGTVTYLNPAAVMQFPDISKEGVAHPMLQGLLKMLQTEHSSRSNFFVREVEMDQNIYEQSIHYIVESDLVRSYVTDITERKRAEEKLRHTAQRESIINRIVQAMRGTMVTAEVLQITVGLLTEALGASHCLIVQMNSDGELADHYVSDTAIGHQELIQANELFLRHSQETLAQGQQVVFADTNDLDLELIAICEQCNIQTLLISPLQYLQNYLGSISLYHCQEAAEDGLPLDTRTWNADERGLVKTIADQCAIAIHQAQLHQHVQDLNTNLAHQVEERTAQLQQKMRELERLNSLKDDFLSTVSHELRTPMSNIKMAIHMLSQFPLEPRQRRYIKILDAECSRETELINDLLDLQRLEAGGNQYKSEPIKIQVWLPRALEPFQSRIKDRELNLRINCDQSIPTFHSDRISLDRILAELLNNACKYTPQSGEVSLTLQYLEFPKPMLRLQVTNEAEIPEQELPRIFDKFYRVPNADPWKQGGTGLGLALVQKLIEQLEGEISVSSRQGTTTFIVKLPYKSSLPPATGAN, via the coding sequence GTGAGTAACCTTGAGCAGGATCAAAGACAACGTTTCAGACATCTATTCATCATTGATGATGCCGAAGGGCGTCGAACCATTTCCTTAGAAGCTGCCACCTACTCGATTGGTCGAGATGTTACCAATTCGATTGTGTTGCACTCCAAAATGGTGTCTCGCCAACATGCGATTTTGCTGCGGGTAACCGCCCCTGAAACCTCTAATTTTCTCTTCCGAATTATTGACGGTGACTTGCAAGGGAAGCGCAGTACAAACGGCTTGATAGTGAACGGTCGTCGCCTGTTCTCCCATGACCTCAAACATGGTGATGTGGTCATTTTTGGGGGTGATGTCAAAACTAAATACTTTGTCGTTTCCAATCTGTCAGATGCCGATTTCGATAAGTTCTGTGAGGCCACAGATCTATCGATGATTCTGTCTCAGTCTGTCAATCCTTTCCAAACTTTGGTCCCGGATGACGCTGACTTACAGAACATGAGCGAAGCCTCTTTAGTGCGGATGGCCTCTTTCCCCGAGTTAACGCCTAGTCCCATTCTAGAAATGGACTTGCAGGGGACGGTCACCTATCTCAATCCTGCTGCGGTCATGCAGTTTCCTGATATTTCTAAAGAAGGGGTCGCACACCCCATGTTGCAGGGACTGTTGAAGATGTTGCAAACGGAGCATTCTTCCAGAAGTAACTTCTTTGTCCGGGAAGTGGAAATGGATCAAAATATTTATGAACAATCCATCCACTACATTGTCGAAAGCGACCTTGTCCGCAGTTACGTCACTGATATCACTGAGCGTAAGCGGGCAGAGGAGAAACTTCGACATACGGCTCAGCGAGAATCCATTATCAATCGCATTGTCCAAGCGATGCGGGGGACGATGGTCACCGCTGAAGTATTGCAAATTACTGTGGGCCTGTTGACGGAGGCACTGGGAGCTAGCCACTGTCTGATTGTTCAGATGAATTCAGATGGCGAATTAGCGGATCATTATGTGAGTGATACTGCTATTGGGCATCAGGAGCTCATTCAAGCCAATGAGCTGTTTTTGCGACATTCCCAAGAGACCTTAGCTCAAGGACAACAGGTTGTTTTCGCAGATACCAATGACCTCGATCTAGAACTGATTGCTATTTGTGAGCAATGCAATATTCAGACCCTGCTCATTTCTCCTCTGCAATACTTACAAAACTATTTAGGTAGTATTAGTCTTTACCATTGCCAGGAGGCCGCTGAGGATGGTCTTCCTCTAGATACTCGAACGTGGAATGCCGATGAACGAGGATTGGTGAAAACGATTGCGGATCAATGTGCGATCGCAATTCATCAAGCCCAACTCCACCAACATGTCCAAGATCTGAACACCAATCTGGCCCATCAAGTCGAAGAGCGCACCGCTCAACTCCAGCAGAAAATGCGAGAGTTAGAACGCTTAAACAGCCTCAAAGACGATTTCTTGAGTACCGTTTCCCATGAATTGCGGACGCCTATGTCCAATATCAAAATGGCGATTCACATGCTCAGCCAGTTCCCCCTCGAGCCTCGGCAGCGCCGCTACATCAAAATTCTGGATGCCGAATGTAGTCGAGAAACAGAACTCATCAACGACTTACTAGATCTACAGCGCCTCGAAGCAGGTGGCAATCAATATAAGTCCGAACCGATCAAAATTCAGGTGTGGCTGCCCCGTGCCCTAGAACCTTTTCAATCACGGATTAAAGATCGGGAACTCAACCTGCGGATAAACTGCGACCAAAGCATCCCCACCTTCCATTCCGATCGCATCAGCCTGGATCGAATTTTGGCAGAGCTATTAAATAATGCCTGCAAATACACTCCACAAAGCGGTGAAGTGTCCCTTACCCTGCAGTATCTGGAATTCCCTAAGCCGATGTTGCGTCTGCAGGTGACCAATGAAGCTGAAATTCCGGAGCAGGAGCTACCGCGGATTTTCGATAAGTTTTATCGAGTCCCCAACGCTGACCCCTGGAAACAAGGGGGAACAGGCTTAGGACTAGCCCTCGTCCAAAAGCTGATTGAACAGCTCGAAGGTGAAATTTCTGTGTCTAGTCGTCAGGGAACCACCACCTTTATCGTCAAGTTACCCTACAAATCGTCTCTCCCCCCCGCTACCGGTGCCAATTAG
- a CDS encoding glycoside hydrolase family 15 protein, whose protein sequence is MDMTSSQSDRLDNYYRQLNAMILSRQHPVSGLLPASTAVNIHGDYTDAWVRDNVYSILAVWGLALAYRKDQSDPARTLLLEKSVVRLMRGLLRAMMRQAHKVETFKHTQAPLDALHAKYDTPTGDVVVDDDAWGHLQIDATSLFLLMMAQMTASGLLIVYSLDEVNFVQNLVYYISRAYRTPDYGIWERGNKINTGTAEINASSVGMAKAALEAMNGLNIMGEQGGPGAVIHVMADEIARTEMKLAALLPRESKSKEVDAAVLSVIGFPAFAVCDRTLVDRTRAKIIDKLQGRYGCKRFLRDGHQTVLEDHIRLHYETWELKQFEDIESEWPLFFTYLFLDSLFQGDATQATFYRTRLQDLGVEQEGWSLLPELYIVPEDRIEAEKAEPHSQDRVPNQNIPLVWAQSLYLLGQLVDEGLITLDDIDPLGRHHQPQILKMGTETLQVALLAEDPALQATLTAAGITTETLEEIAPLQVRPAHDLTDIYHQLGQNPKLGLSGRPHKRMRTLMTSHLYRIAGENIVFLPSFIDNREFYLTLDIHFLISQLHSELAYLQRYWIADQPPTLTLLLTHRMIKMGQAPLIELLQSLSSGESQISAQVQVGVLSDFINRSAVIDVVGLEQTTPSPSKDYGDQAPTHYLSFNTEHCHPLTHLQEQTLEWNQDIDTLLSTLKQSENLYEQVEVLHLLIHQRSLDDEMGWEQEQSVTLRILLTEVYLNAAQAEHWSIVRRAAGLLHMVDISLSDAVTNLLTHQKQILVGRSYTEHSLINTPIPAQAIVARINEFCREDERDRVLTQEILIYLDLLIKSEPLLVKGLLTLRIGYLILLLTSEIAREQQVTHDEAYERLTQLSPYDLKSRLRQVLSAYDQVHKSLHQQESLHIVCCGGEVNWGLTQPVSQVDAAEPENWLVKRQVEGSLNRVPREFYIKVWRLLKHTHGIIIGEKLDRRNRLDSEHLLAEMTEGETNFALMIEHLLNKIPAPEYRQLNVEALLELADVVEANPDLQFDDHVVLDVIIGHAVRLAWWDTHPERVASYDEDKAKAWQAFYKMPSQLSGPYVVMALRFLVEVSQPAMAV, encoded by the coding sequence ATGGATATGACTTCTTCTCAGTCTGATCGGCTGGATAATTATTACCGACAACTCAATGCCATGATTTTATCGCGGCAGCATCCGGTTAGTGGTTTGTTGCCTGCGAGCACGGCTGTCAACATTCATGGAGACTATACGGATGCCTGGGTGCGCGACAACGTCTATAGCATTCTGGCGGTTTGGGGATTGGCCTTGGCCTACCGCAAAGATCAGTCGGATCCAGCCCGGACCTTGTTACTAGAGAAAAGTGTTGTCCGGCTGATGCGGGGGTTGTTGCGAGCGATGATGCGGCAGGCCCATAAAGTGGAGACTTTTAAACATACTCAAGCGCCCCTAGATGCCCTCCATGCTAAGTACGATACCCCGACGGGTGATGTCGTTGTAGATGATGATGCCTGGGGACATTTACAAATTGATGCCACCTCTTTGTTTTTGTTGATGATGGCCCAGATGACTGCTTCGGGTCTTCTGATTGTCTACAGTTTGGATGAAGTTAATTTTGTTCAAAATCTGGTTTATTACATTTCCCGCGCTTACCGGACGCCAGACTATGGGATTTGGGAACGGGGCAACAAAATTAATACGGGGACTGCAGAGATTAATGCTAGTTCTGTGGGCATGGCTAAGGCAGCCCTGGAGGCGATGAATGGCCTGAATATTATGGGTGAGCAGGGTGGACCTGGTGCAGTCATCCATGTGATGGCGGATGAGATTGCCCGCACAGAAATGAAGTTGGCGGCCCTATTGCCCCGAGAATCTAAGTCGAAAGAGGTGGATGCTGCGGTTTTGAGCGTGATTGGGTTTCCGGCGTTTGCGGTGTGCGATCGCACCCTCGTAGACCGCACCCGAGCCAAAATTATCGATAAATTGCAAGGACGATACGGCTGTAAACGCTTTTTGCGAGATGGTCATCAAACCGTTCTCGAAGACCATATCCGTCTGCACTATGAAACCTGGGAACTGAAGCAGTTTGAAGATATTGAAAGCGAATGGCCGCTATTTTTCACCTATTTATTTTTAGATAGCCTGTTCCAAGGGGATGCCACTCAAGCGACCTTCTACAGAACACGACTGCAAGATTTAGGCGTAGAGCAAGAGGGTTGGTCACTGCTGCCTGAGCTGTACATTGTGCCGGAAGACCGGATAGAAGCCGAAAAAGCTGAGCCCCATAGTCAAGATCGAGTACCCAATCAAAATATCCCTCTAGTCTGGGCGCAGAGTTTATACCTATTGGGACAACTCGTCGATGAAGGGTTGATTACTTTGGATGATATCGACCCTCTGGGCCGTCATCATCAGCCCCAAATCCTAAAGATGGGAACTGAAACCCTGCAAGTGGCTTTACTAGCTGAAGACCCAGCTTTGCAGGCAACATTGACTGCAGCAGGGATAACCACGGAAACCTTAGAAGAGATTGCCCCGCTACAAGTTCGACCAGCCCATGATTTGACCGATATTTACCATCAGTTGGGTCAGAATCCTAAGCTAGGGCTCTCGGGAAGACCGCATAAACGGATGCGGACTTTAATGACCTCCCATCTCTATCGGATTGCAGGGGAAAACATTGTCTTTTTGCCTTCTTTTATTGATAACCGGGAATTTTATCTGACGTTAGACATTCACTTCCTGATCTCGCAACTTCACAGTGAATTGGCTTATTTACAGCGCTATTGGATCGCTGACCAACCGCCAACGCTGACGCTTTTACTCACTCATCGCATGATCAAAATGGGACAGGCCCCATTGATTGAACTGTTGCAATCTTTGTCGTCAGGGGAGTCACAGATTTCGGCACAGGTTCAGGTGGGAGTATTAAGCGACTTTATAAACCGTAGTGCTGTCATTGATGTTGTGGGACTAGAACAGACGACACCTTCTCCCTCAAAGGATTATGGCGATCAGGCCCCTACCCATTATCTATCCTTTAATACAGAGCACTGTCATCCCCTGACTCATCTGCAGGAACAGACATTGGAATGGAATCAGGACATTGATACATTACTGAGTACCCTCAAACAGTCAGAGAATTTATATGAGCAGGTAGAAGTGCTGCACCTCCTGATTCATCAGCGTTCGCTAGATGACGAGATGGGTTGGGAGCAGGAACAATCGGTAACATTGCGCATTCTGTTGACCGAGGTCTATCTCAATGCCGCCCAAGCAGAGCATTGGTCAATTGTTCGGCGAGCAGCAGGTCTATTACACATGGTGGACATTAGCTTGTCCGATGCTGTGACTAATCTACTGACCCATCAGAAACAGATCCTGGTAGGACGGTCCTACACTGAGCATTCTTTAATCAACACGCCTATACCCGCACAAGCAATTGTGGCCCGAATCAATGAATTTTGTCGGGAAGATGAACGCGATCGGGTGCTTACACAGGAGATTTTGATCTATCTCGATCTGTTGATTAAATCAGAACCGCTGTTGGTGAAAGGTTTACTGACCCTTAGAATTGGCTATCTGATTTTGCTCCTCACCAGTGAGATTGCTCGGGAGCAGCAGGTTACCCACGATGAGGCCTATGAGCGGCTGACCCAACTGAGCCCCTACGATTTGAAATCTCGCTTACGCCAGGTTCTATCTGCCTATGATCAGGTGCATAAGAGTTTGCATCAACAAGAATCGTTGCACATTGTCTGCTGTGGAGGTGAGGTGAATTGGGGACTGACTCAGCCTGTCTCTCAGGTGGATGCTGCCGAGCCAGAAAATTGGCTGGTGAAGCGCCAGGTTGAAGGGTCTCTCAATCGGGTGCCCCGAGAGTTTTACATCAAAGTCTGGCGACTCTTGAAACATACCCACGGTATTATCATTGGCGAAAAGTTGGATCGTCGGAACCGTCTCGATAGTGAGCATCTGCTGGCAGAGATGACGGAAGGGGAAACCAATTTTGCTCTGATGATTGAGCATCTGCTCAATAAGATTCCAGCTCCAGAATATCGACAGCTCAATGTGGAAGCGTTGCTGGAGCTAGCCGATGTGGTGGAGGCGAATCCCGATCTGCAGTTTGATGATCATGTGGTTTTGGATGTGATTATTGGCCATGCGGTGCGGCTGGCCTGGTGGGATACCCATCCTGAGCGGGTGGCTTCCTATGATGAGGATAAAGCGAAGGCTTGGCAAGCGTTCTACAAAATGCCTTCCCAACTAAGTGGCCCCTATGTGGTGATGGCTCTCCGTTTTTTAGTGGAAGTGAGTCAGCCTGCAATGGCAGTGTAG
- a CDS encoding NAD(P)H-binding protein has protein sequence MTDASTSETRRILVLGGTGTIGRATVAALVKRGYKVVCISRQQAGVGGQLTQEKTAQLLQGAEVCFGDVKDPKFLAEQVFRNQPFYGVVSCLASRTGEPDDTWAIDYQAHMDVLSLAKESEVKQIVLLSAICVQKPRLAFQHAKLAFEKALRESGLIYSIVRPTAYFKSLAGQVAKIQNGKPFYLFGDGKLTACKPISDPDLAAYIVDCLEDASLQNKILPIGGPGPALTPLEQGEYLFKLLDCPPRFKSVPPGILSGAATLMGGVAKIVPSLVVKAELARIGHYYATESMLVLDTETGLYDADATPETGTDTLFEYYQRLVDGSEAAERGDFAVF, from the coding sequence ATGACTGACGCTAGCACTTCAGAGACACGTCGCATTTTGGTATTAGGCGGCACAGGTACGATTGGGCGAGCCACCGTTGCCGCGTTGGTGAAGCGCGGTTACAAAGTTGTTTGTATTTCTCGACAACAGGCGGGGGTTGGCGGGCAATTAACCCAAGAAAAAACTGCCCAGCTTCTACAAGGTGCTGAGGTATGCTTCGGCGATGTCAAAGATCCTAAGTTCCTTGCTGAGCAAGTTTTCCGTAATCAACCGTTCTATGGAGTGGTATCCTGCTTGGCCTCACGGACAGGAGAGCCAGATGACACCTGGGCCATTGACTATCAAGCCCATATGGACGTTCTCTCCTTGGCGAAAGAATCTGAGGTGAAGCAGATAGTGCTGTTGTCAGCCATCTGTGTGCAAAAGCCGCGCCTTGCGTTTCAACATGCCAAGCTTGCCTTTGAAAAAGCCCTGAGAGAATCCGGGCTAATCTATTCCATTGTCCGACCCACCGCCTACTTCAAATCCCTAGCTGGGCAGGTGGCCAAGATTCAGAACGGGAAGCCGTTTTATCTGTTTGGTGATGGTAAATTGACCGCTTGCAAACCGATCAGTGATCCAGATTTAGCAGCCTACATTGTGGATTGTCTAGAAGACGCTTCACTGCAAAACAAAATTCTGCCGATCGGCGGGCCTGGACCTGCTCTTACGCCTTTAGAACAAGGAGAATACCTGTTTAAACTGCTGGACTGCCCACCTCGCTTCAAAAGCGTACCGCCTGGAATCTTGAGTGGGGCAGCGACGTTGATGGGCGGGGTTGCCAAGATTGTGCCGAGTTTGGTTGTCAAAGCTGAGTTAGCACGCATCGGACATTACTATGCCACAGAATCGATGTTGGTGCTAGATACCGAGACGGGGCTTTACGATGCTGATGCAACCCCTGAAACAGGCACAGATACTCTATTTGAGTATTATCAGCGCCTTGTTGACGGCAGCGAAGCCGCTGAACGGGGTGACTTCGCCGTATTCTAA
- a CDS encoding class I SAM-dependent methyltransferase: MFRHRAQQLASEFLARADAKGWFEALYAEAGNDYAAVPWADLAPNPNLVDWSIAQELKGVGKTALVVGCGYGDDAEFLAELGFDVVAFDVSPDAIAQCNQRFPNSPASYQVADVLNPPAIGSQGLDFVLESYTLQVFPPALRSVAISKISTLIAPLGQLLVIARGREETDPPGQMPYPLTRRELATFEDLGLSSQSFEDFLDN, from the coding sequence ATGTTTCGTCACCGTGCCCAACAATTGGCATCAGAGTTTCTGGCCCGTGCCGATGCCAAAGGATGGTTTGAAGCTCTCTATGCTGAAGCTGGGAATGATTATGCTGCTGTGCCTTGGGCTGATTTGGCCCCCAATCCAAACTTAGTCGATTGGAGCATTGCCCAGGAATTAAAGGGGGTAGGCAAAACGGCTCTGGTAGTCGGTTGTGGCTATGGAGATGATGCTGAGTTTTTGGCGGAGTTGGGGTTTGATGTTGTGGCTTTTGATGTTTCGCCAGATGCGATCGCACAGTGTAACCAACGCTTCCCCAATTCACCGGCATCCTACCAAGTTGCAGATGTGCTAAACCCTCCAGCTATTGGGTCTCAAGGACTTGACTTTGTTTTAGAATCCTATACCTTACAAGTCTTTCCCCCAGCGTTACGCTCTGTTGCCATCTCAAAAATCAGTACCTTAATAGCCCCACTGGGCCAACTCTTAGTGATTGCGAGAGGTCGTGAAGAAACAGATCCACCGGGTCAAATGCCTTATCCCCTGACTCGGAGGGAATTAGCAACATTTGAAGATTTGGGGCTGAGTAGTCAGTCCTTTGAGGATTTTCTCGATAATTAA